One Desulfonatronovibrio hydrogenovorans DSM 9292 DNA segment encodes these proteins:
- a CDS encoding hydrogenase iron-sulfur subunit: protein MAEKYEPVIVGFLCNWCAYAGADLAGVSRLQYPTNMRAIRVMCSGMVHPNLVVEALEKGADGVLVLGUHLGECHYLDGNHKAFARAQAIKLVLEDLGIDPERFKLDWVSSAEAPRFAKVVTEFTEKIRSLGPNPVKAPKEAVNA from the coding sequence CTCTGTAATTGGTGCGCATATGCCGGAGCTGACTTGGCCGGCGTTTCTCGCCTGCAGTATCCGACTAATATGCGCGCAATCAGAGTAATGTGTTCCGGGATGGTTCATCCCAATTTGGTTGTTGAGGCACTGGAAAAGGGCGCTGACGGCGTCCTTGTGCTTGGCTGACACCTTGGTGAATGTCATTACCTGGATGGTAATCACAAAGCATTTGCCAGGGCTCAAGCCATTAAGCTGGTATTGGAAGATTTGGGAATTGATCCTGAGAGGTTTAAGCTCGACTGGGTTTCTTCTGCAGAAGCCCCGAGGTTTGCCAAAGTCGTGACTGAATTTACTGAAAAAATCAGGTCACTTGGCCCCAATCCCGTAAAAGCCCCGAAAGAGGCTGTCAACGCCTAA